The following proteins come from a genomic window of Candidatus Desulfatibia profunda:
- a CDS encoding biotin--[acetyl-CoA-carboxylase] ligase, with amino-acid sequence MKGRILGILRAEKAVVSGEVLSAELGVSRVSVWKHIQKLKEFGYHIESTPKGYRLISDPDALFPWEFPHRESRIHYFDKVSSTMDIARDLARKGCPGFTVVVAGEQTEGRGRLKRAWLSSSGGLYFTIVLRPQIPPILSARVHLAAAVVLTRTLRRMFAVEAMVKWPNDILVDDGKIAGMLTEMEAESDLVHFVNIGLGINVNNDPTSMEPTASSLKKILGKKISRRGLLSEFLDEFENYMNRGSLDDVIPEWKRYARTLNRHVRIVTDREIHEGIAVDVDDNGALILALADGSTQKVVHGDCFHQERSQ; translated from the coding sequence ATGAAAGGTCGCATTCTTGGCATCCTGAGGGCTGAAAAGGCTGTAGTTTCCGGGGAAGTTCTCAGCGCCGAACTTGGAGTATCGAGAGTTTCGGTCTGGAAGCACATTCAAAAACTTAAGGAATTTGGCTACCATATCGAATCAACCCCCAAAGGCTATCGGCTGATCAGCGATCCTGACGCTCTTTTTCCATGGGAATTTCCGCACAGGGAATCAAGGATTCATTATTTTGACAAGGTGAGTTCTACCATGGATATTGCCAGGGATCTCGCCAGAAAAGGATGCCCCGGCTTTACCGTTGTCGTTGCCGGAGAGCAAACCGAAGGAAGGGGGCGTTTAAAGCGTGCCTGGCTTTCTTCGTCCGGCGGTCTTTATTTTACGATTGTGCTCCGGCCGCAGATACCTCCGATCTTAAGCGCCAGGGTCCATTTGGCTGCGGCAGTGGTCCTGACCCGTACATTGCGCCGGATGTTCGCTGTTGAAGCCATGGTCAAGTGGCCCAACGATATTTTGGTGGATGACGGCAAGATTGCGGGGATGCTTACTGAAATGGAAGCCGAATCCGATCTGGTGCACTTTGTCAATATCGGTTTGGGAATCAATGTCAATAACGATCCAACGTCCATGGAGCCGACAGCGTCTTCACTAAAGAAAATCCTTGGCAAAAAGATTTCAAGAAGAGGACTTTTATCAGAGTTTCTGGATGAGTTTGAAAATTACATGAATCGTGGGTCTCTGGACGATGTAATTCCGGAGTGGAAGCGATATGCGCGAACCCTGAACCGTCACGTCAGAATCGTTACAGATAGAGAGATTCACGAGGGTATAGCCGTCGATGTCGATGATAACGGAGCGCTGATCTTGGCGCTTGCAGATGGTTCGACCCAAAAGGTTGTCCACGGCGACTGCTTTCATCAGGAAAGAAGTCAATAG